Below is a window of Comamonadaceae bacterium M7527 DNA.
ACCACAGCCTCGGCCTTCCTTGATTTCCTGGTCCATACAGCGTGACACAAAGTCACGCGGTGCCAAGTCTTTCAAGGTCGGTGCGTAGCGCTCCATGAAACGCTCGCCTTCGCTGTTCAGCAAAATAGCGCCTTCGCCGCGGCAACCTTCGGTGAGCAGCACGCCAGCACCGGCAACGCCAGTGGGGTGGAACTGCCAAAACTCCATGTCCTGAAGCGGGATGTCTGCGCGTGCAGCCATGCCCAGGCCGTCACCGGTGTTGATAAAGGCGTTGGTAGAGGCTGCAAAAATGCGGCCTGCGCCACCAGTGGCCAGCAACGTGGTTTTGGCCTCCAGAACGTACACGTCGCCGGTTTCCATTTCCATGGCGGTTACGCCTACGACGTCGCCAGACTCGTCACGAATGAGGTCAAGCGCCATCCATTCAACAAAGAAGGTGGTGCGTGCGGCAACGTTTTGTTGGTATAGCGTGTGCAACATGGCGTGGCCAGTACGGTCGGCTGCAGCACAGGCGCGCTGTACAGGCTTTTCACCGTAGTTGGCGGTGTGTCCGCCAAACGGGCGCTGGTAGATGGTGCCGTCAGGGTTGCGGTCAAACGGCATGCCCATGTGCTCCAGGTCGTAGACCACCTTTGGTGCTTCGCGACACATGAATTCGATGGCGTCCTGGTCGCCCAGCCAATCCGATCCCTTGATGGTGTCGTAGAAGTGGTAGTGCCAGTTGTCCTCGGACATGTTGCCCAGAGACGCGCCAATGCCGCCTTGCGCCGCCACTGTGTGCGAACGGGTTGGGAACACTTTGGACAATACCGCCACATTGAGACCAGCGCGAGCCAGTTGCAATGATGCGCGCATGCCTGAGCCGCCCGCACCGACGATGACAACGTCAAATTTGCGTTTGGGTAGTGATGAAGTAGTTGCTGTCATGGCTTAGAGCCTCCAAAGAGCTTGAATGGCCCAGGCCGCGCACGCGATCAGCCAGACCAAGGTAAACAAGTGCAACGCCAAGCGCACACCAACGGGCTTGACGTAATCCATCCAGATATCGCGCATGCCAACCCACACGTGGTACAGCATGGACACAATCACGACAAAGGTGAGTGTCTTCATCCACTGGGCAGCGAAAATGCCCGCCCATACTGCGTAAGTGATGGGGCCGGTGCTGAACAGCACCTGGGCCAGCAACACAACCGTAAACAAGGCCATGAGCAAAGCCGTGGCGCGTTGTGCCATCCAATCGCGCAAGCCGTAGTGCGCGCCAGTAACGACGCGCTTGGAACCAAAATTCACTGACATGGTTTTTCCTTTTTGTTGGTGTTGAAGTGCTACTTAGTACAAGCCAAATAGCTTTGCACCCAACACCGCTGTCAGGCCTAAGCCAATAACCAAAGTCGCCACAGCGGAGGACTTGCCAAACTCTTTGGTGACCGAGTGGGTGGCATCCATGTACAGGTGACGCACACCTGCGGTGAAGTGGTGCAAGTAGCCCCACAACAGTGCCAACACCACCAGTTTCAAAAACCAGCCAGGGTAAATACTTACACCGTTTGCGAATGCCGACGTGAGGTACTCAAAAGACACCTCGGAACTGATGGATTTGTCAAACATCCAGATGATGAAGGGCATCAGCACAAACATCAGCAAGCCGCTCACGCGGTGAAGAATCGACACCCAGCCTGCTGGTGGCAAACGGTAAGTGGTCAAGTCCTTGAATGCATTGATATTGCGGAACTCAGGCCGCGGTTTTTTCAACTCGGTCATGGTCAGGGGCTTTCTTGTGAAAAATGGGTTCTGGCGTTCGCCAACCCAGGGAGGTAACTGGCTTGTAACCGCCGCTTGGTTGCCAAGATTCTATTGCAACGCAACATGCGTACTTCATGCTGCCACGCATGTTTCCGATCAGTTTGCTACGGCTTTTGAAGGCGGCGGGTCAATTGGTGAGGGCTTTAGTTCAAGTCATTTTGGTAGTGGTGTGTGTCGGTCAGGTACAGGCCTCGCCTGAGCTCCATAGGGGTGTCGTTGTAGGTGTAGGCAATTCGCTCTACGCTTAACAGGGGGGTGCTGGTGGCTACCTGCAGCAACACAGCGGCTTGCTCATCTGGCAGCACCGCTTTGATTTTTTCGCTGGCACGCACCATACGCACGCCAAATTCGGTCTCAAACAGGCTGTACATGGCACCGGGGTGTTCGCTTAGGTGCTCAGCGCTCAAGCCCTTGAAGGGGCCGGCGGGCAGCCAAAGGTCTTCGCAAATGGTGGCTACGCCAGCAAAACTCAGCACGCGGCGCACCTGAATCAGCGGGTCTGCGGTGCGCAGGCTCAGCAAGCGGGCCACCTCGGCGCTGGCGCGTACTTTTTTGCAAGACACGATGTTGCGCTGCGCTGGCCCTTCGCTTTGTATGGTGCCCAAATCGGGCTGCAGACGCAAAAAGCGGTACTGCACTTGTTGCTCGGCGTGGGTGGCTACAAAAGTGCCTTTGCCTTGCTTGCGCACCAGCAGGTTGTCGGCCGCCAGCTCATCAATGGCTTTACGAACCGTGCCTTGGCTGACCTTGAAACGCGCTGCCAGCTCAAACTCGCTGGGAATCACGTCGCCGGGCTTCCACTCGCTTTGCTGCAGGCTTTGCAGTATCAGCGCCTTGATTTGCTGGTACAGCGGGCTGAATGCGGGCGGCGCCAACACGCCACCCGCGGCAGAGACCGCGTCGCTTATGGCGTCGCCAGGGGCTTCTGTGGCTGAGGTGGTTGATTGGCTGGTGCTCATGTATGGGGTGAGGGCGTTTGCAAGACGCCTTGTTAATCGCTTGCCATTGTGGCACAGCTGCGGCTGATATCATATCTTATATAAGACATAAGACAAATTGACGGCTAGGGTTTACGCGAGTACACTGTCGCCCAGTTTGTCGGTGCGTCTTCGAGGCTGGCAACCACATTGTTTCTTTCATTTTCGTGTTCTCAATCCGTTGGAGTTAATCACTATGAGTAAAGCCCCCGTTCGCGTTGCCGTTACAGGCCCTGCTGGTCAAATTGGCTACGCCTTGTTGTTTCGCATCGCTTCTGGCGAAATGTTGGGCAAAGACCAACCCGTCATTCTTCAGCTGCTAGAGATCCCGGACGAAAAAGCGCAAAAAGCCTTGCAAGGCGTGATGATGGAGTTGCAAGACTGTGCATTCCCATTGCTGGTCGGTATGGAAGCCCATTCCGACCCTATGACGGCTTTCAAAGACACCGACTACGCGTTGCTTGTTGGCTCACGCCCACGTGGCCCTGGCATGGAGCGCGCCGAATTGCTGGCCGCCAACGGCGCCATCTTTACAGCCCAGGGCAAGGCCTTGAACGCTGTTGCCAGCCGCGACGTAAAGGTATTGGTGGTGGGCAACCCCGCCAACACCAAC
It encodes the following:
- the sdhA gene encoding succinate dehydrogenase flavoprotein subunit; this translates as MTATTSSLPKRKFDVVIVGAGGSGMRASLQLARAGLNVAVLSKVFPTRSHTVAAQGGIGASLGNMSEDNWHYHFYDTIKGSDWLGDQDAIEFMCREAPKVVYDLEHMGMPFDRNPDGTIYQRPFGGHTANYGEKPVQRACAAADRTGHAMLHTLYQQNVAARTTFFVEWMALDLIRDESGDVVGVTAMEMETGDVYVLEAKTTLLATGGAGRIFAASTNAFINTGDGLGMAARADIPLQDMEFWQFHPTGVAGAGVLLTEGCRGEGAILLNSEGERFMERYAPTLKDLAPRDFVSRCMDQEIKEGRGCGPNKDYIFMKLDHLGAETIHKRIPSVYEIGVNFANVDITREPIPVVPTIHYQMGGIPTNINGQVVTPGADGKQHVVNGLYAVGECSCVSVHGANRLGTNSLLDLLVFGRAAGNHIVEFNDKNKEHKPLPKDAADKSLARLARLDASTSGEYPQAVADDIRKSMQLHAGVFRTQKAMDEGVTQINAMRERVMNIHLGDKSKTFNTARIEALEVENLIECAQATMTSAAARHECRGAHTVYDYERGADDAEFPLGRNDKEWMKHTLWHSADNSLTYKEVNLKPLTVDSVPPKVRTF
- the sdhD gene encoding succinate dehydrogenase, hydrophobic membrane anchor protein, giving the protein MSVNFGSKRVVTGAHYGLRDWMAQRATALLMALFTVVLLAQVLFSTGPITYAVWAGIFAAQWMKTLTFVVIVSMLYHVWVGMRDIWMDYVKPVGVRLALHLFTLVWLIACAAWAIQALWRL
- the sdhC gene encoding succinate dehydrogenase, cytochrome b556 subunit; the protein is MTELKKPRPEFRNINAFKDLTTYRLPPAGWVSILHRVSGLLMFVLMPFIIWMFDKSISSEVSFEYLTSAFANGVSIYPGWFLKLVVLALLWGYLHHFTAGVRHLYMDATHSVTKEFGKSSAVATLVIGLGLTAVLGAKLFGLY
- a CDS encoding GntR family transcriptional regulator, which produces MSTSQSTTSATEAPGDAISDAVSAAGGVLAPPAFSPLYQQIKALILQSLQQSEWKPGDVIPSEFELAARFKVSQGTVRKAIDELAADNLLVRKQGKGTFVATHAEQQVQYRFLRLQPDLGTIQSEGPAQRNIVSCKKVRASAEVARLLSLRTADPLIQVRRVLSFAGVATICEDLWLPAGPFKGLSAEHLSEHPGAMYSLFETEFGVRMVRASEKIKAVLPDEQAAVLLQVATSTPLLSVERIAYTYNDTPMELRRGLYLTDTHHYQNDLN